One segment of Manihot esculenta cultivar AM560-2 chromosome 4, M.esculenta_v8, whole genome shotgun sequence DNA contains the following:
- the LOC110613871 gene encoding protein-tyrosine sulfotransferase isoform X3, with amino-acid sequence MSTRSLNPIQGFGYWWFLHHFCCYRNYVDGSYNEAHYDFDAAWIGASPMKNDFSHCEKIVKKWAFASLEEEATKGKHTLRDLLFFLHVPRTGGRTYFHCFLRKLYHNSQECPRSYDKLRFDPSKQKCKLLVTHDDYSMMSKLPKEKTSVVTILRNPVDRVFSTYEFSVEVAARFLVHPNLTSATRMAGRLRPRNGGVSTLDIWPWKYLVPWMREDLFARRDTRKFRGSNHVKSKDPYNMEEIVMPLHEYIMDPVAYDIVHNGATFQVAGLTNNSYYVESHEVRHCVQKYKILGEHVLQVAKKRLDEMLYVGLTEDHRESATMFANVVGAQVISQALALNSSEETAADSKSEQSSSISDSEPENDDHQVSDSDQKASEIASTENLEGKKERMTVKKLMTTYEDCISSLRKTQARRRTSSLKRIAPANFSKEDRLHVSEVVIEQIRSLNNLDLELYKYAQDIFATQHKYSMQKLASTEVLEDLFNNSGGITLWKAVSSVMGIVGSKVA; translated from the exons ATGAGCACGAGATCCCTAAACCCGATACAG GGTTTTGGTTATTGGTGGTTTTTGCATCATTTCTG TTGTTATCGCAATTATGTGGATGGATCCTACAATGAGGCTCACTATGATTTTGATGCTGCTTGGATTGG TGCCTCTCCCATGAAAAATGATTTTAGCCATTGTGAAAAAATTGTCAAGAAGTGGGCCTTTGCTTCTCTTGAAGAAGAAGCTACAAAGGGCAAACACACGCTGCGagatttgttgtttttcctcCATGTCCCAAGAACTGGAGGGCGTACATATTTTCACTG TTTCTTGAGAAAGCTGTACCATAACTCTCAGGAATGTCCCCGTTCATATGATAAGCTGCGGTTTGATCCAAG CAAACAGAAGTGCAAATTGTTGGTTACACATGATGACTATAGCATGATGTCCAAACTTCCAAAGGAAAAAACTTCAGTGGTGACCATACTCAGGAATCCAGTTGATCGTGTGTTTAGTACTTACGAATTTTCAGTTGAAGTGGCGGCCAGGTTCTTGGTGCATCCTAACTTAACTTCTGCCACACGAATGGCTGGTCGGTTACGTCCAAGGAATGGTGGAGTTAGTACACTGGATATATGGCCCTGGAAGTATCTGGTTCCATGGATGAGGGAAGACCTATTTGCTAGA AGAGATACTAGGAAATTTAGGGGTTCAAATCATGTGAAGAGCAAAGATCCATACAACATGGAGGAAATTGTTATGCCATTGCATGAATATATCATGGACCCGGTAGCATATGACATTGTTCACAATGGAGCAACATTCCAG GTTGCAGGATTGACCAACAACTCTTATTATGTGGAATCACATGAAGTGCGCCATTGTGTGCAGAAGTATAAGATTCTTGGTGAACACGTACTGCAAGTTGCAAAG AAGAGGTTAGATGAGATGCTATATGTTGGCCTTACTGAGGACCACAGAGAATCTGCAACAATGTTTGCAAATGTGGTTGGTGCACAGGTGATTTCCCAGGCATTGGCGTTAAACTCTAGTGAGGAGACTGCAGCTGATAGTAAATCAG AGCAGAGCTCCTCAATTTCAGATTCTGAGCCTGAAAATGATGATCATCAG GTTAGCGACTCGGACCAAAAGGCAAGTGAAATTGCTTCTACGGAAAATCTGGAAGGGAAGAAAGAACGT ATGACTGTAAAGAAACTTATGACAACCTATGAAGACTGCATTTCTAGTTTACGGAAAACCCAGGCACGTCGTCGTACTTCTTCTCTAAAGAGAATAGCTCCAGCAAACTTTTCAAAGGAG GACCGTCTCCATGTTTCTGAGGTGGTTATTGAGCAGATAAGATCACTTAACAATCTTGACTTGGAGCTTTACAAATATGCTCAAGACATCTTTGCAACGCAACACAAGTACAGTATGCAAAAGTTGGCCAGCACA
- the LOC110613871 gene encoding protein-tyrosine sulfotransferase isoform X5 produces MSTRSLNPIQGFGYWWFLHHFCCYRNYVDGSYNEAHYDFDAAWIGASPMKNDFSHCEKIVKKWAFASLEEEATKGKHTLRDLLFFLHVPRTGGRTYFHCFLRKLYHNSQECPRSYDKLRFDPSKQKCKLLVTHDDYSMMSKLPKEKTSVVTILRNPVDRVFSTYEFSVEVAARFLVHPNLTSATRMAGRLRPRNGGVSTLDIWPWKYLVPWMREDLFARRDTRKFRGSNHVKSKDPYNMEEIVMPLHEYIMDPVAYDIVHNGATFQVAGLTNNSYYVESHEVRHCVQKYKILGEHVLQVAKKRLDEMLYVGLTEDHRESATMFANVVGAQVISQALALNSSEETAADSKSEQSSSISDSEPENDDHQVSDSDQKASEIASTENLEGKKERMTVKKLMTTYEDCISSLRKTQARRRTSSLKRIAPANFSKEDRLHVSEVVIEQIRSLNNLDLELYKYAQDIFATQHKYSMQKLASTV; encoded by the exons ATGAGCACGAGATCCCTAAACCCGATACAG GGTTTTGGTTATTGGTGGTTTTTGCATCATTTCTG TTGTTATCGCAATTATGTGGATGGATCCTACAATGAGGCTCACTATGATTTTGATGCTGCTTGGATTGG TGCCTCTCCCATGAAAAATGATTTTAGCCATTGTGAAAAAATTGTCAAGAAGTGGGCCTTTGCTTCTCTTGAAGAAGAAGCTACAAAGGGCAAACACACGCTGCGagatttgttgtttttcctcCATGTCCCAAGAACTGGAGGGCGTACATATTTTCACTG TTTCTTGAGAAAGCTGTACCATAACTCTCAGGAATGTCCCCGTTCATATGATAAGCTGCGGTTTGATCCAAG CAAACAGAAGTGCAAATTGTTGGTTACACATGATGACTATAGCATGATGTCCAAACTTCCAAAGGAAAAAACTTCAGTGGTGACCATACTCAGGAATCCAGTTGATCGTGTGTTTAGTACTTACGAATTTTCAGTTGAAGTGGCGGCCAGGTTCTTGGTGCATCCTAACTTAACTTCTGCCACACGAATGGCTGGTCGGTTACGTCCAAGGAATGGTGGAGTTAGTACACTGGATATATGGCCCTGGAAGTATCTGGTTCCATGGATGAGGGAAGACCTATTTGCTAGA AGAGATACTAGGAAATTTAGGGGTTCAAATCATGTGAAGAGCAAAGATCCATACAACATGGAGGAAATTGTTATGCCATTGCATGAATATATCATGGACCCGGTAGCATATGACATTGTTCACAATGGAGCAACATTCCAG GTTGCAGGATTGACCAACAACTCTTATTATGTGGAATCACATGAAGTGCGCCATTGTGTGCAGAAGTATAAGATTCTTGGTGAACACGTACTGCAAGTTGCAAAG AAGAGGTTAGATGAGATGCTATATGTTGGCCTTACTGAGGACCACAGAGAATCTGCAACAATGTTTGCAAATGTGGTTGGTGCACAGGTGATTTCCCAGGCATTGGCGTTAAACTCTAGTGAGGAGACTGCAGCTGATAGTAAATCAG AGCAGAGCTCCTCAATTTCAGATTCTGAGCCTGAAAATGATGATCATCAG GTTAGCGACTCGGACCAAAAGGCAAGTGAAATTGCTTCTACGGAAAATCTGGAAGGGAAGAAAGAACGT ATGACTGTAAAGAAACTTATGACAACCTATGAAGACTGCATTTCTAGTTTACGGAAAACCCAGGCACGTCGTCGTACTTCTTCTCTAAAGAGAATAGCTCCAGCAAACTTTTCAAAGGAG GACCGTCTCCATGTTTCTGAGGTGGTTATTGAGCAGATAAGATCACTTAACAATCTTGACTTGGAGCTTTACAAATATGCTCAAGACATCTTTGCAACGCAACACAAGTACAGTATGCAAAAGTTGGCCAGCACA
- the LOC110613871 gene encoding protein-tyrosine sulfotransferase isoform X6, which produces MKNDFSHCEKIVKKWAFASLEEEATKGKHTLRDLLFFLHVPRTGGRTYFHCFLRKLYHNSQECPRSYDKLRFDPSKQKCKLLVTHDDYSMMSKLPKEKTSVVTILRNPVDRVFSTYEFSVEVAARFLVHPNLTSATRMAGRLRPRNGGVSTLDIWPWKYLVPWMREDLFARRDTRKFRGSNHVKSKDPYNMEEIVMPLHEYIMDPVAYDIVHNGATFQVAGLTNNSYYVESHEVRHCVQKYKILGEHVLQVAKKRLDEMLYVGLTEDHRESATMFANVVGAQVISQALALNSSEETAADSKSEQSSSISDSEPENDDHQVSDSDQKASEIASTENLEGKKERMTVKKLMTTYEDCISSLRKTQARRRTSSLKRIAPANFSKEDRLHVSEVVIEQIRSLNNLDLELYKYAQDIFATQHKYSMQKLASTEVLEDLFNNSGGITLWKAVSSVMGIVVLLVLLLFVNARRKTSKVKI; this is translated from the exons ATGAAAAATGATTTTAGCCATTGTGAAAAAATTGTCAAGAAGTGGGCCTTTGCTTCTCTTGAAGAAGAAGCTACAAAGGGCAAACACACGCTGCGagatttgttgtttttcctcCATGTCCCAAGAACTGGAGGGCGTACATATTTTCACTG TTTCTTGAGAAAGCTGTACCATAACTCTCAGGAATGTCCCCGTTCATATGATAAGCTGCGGTTTGATCCAAG CAAACAGAAGTGCAAATTGTTGGTTACACATGATGACTATAGCATGATGTCCAAACTTCCAAAGGAAAAAACTTCAGTGGTGACCATACTCAGGAATCCAGTTGATCGTGTGTTTAGTACTTACGAATTTTCAGTTGAAGTGGCGGCCAGGTTCTTGGTGCATCCTAACTTAACTTCTGCCACACGAATGGCTGGTCGGTTACGTCCAAGGAATGGTGGAGTTAGTACACTGGATATATGGCCCTGGAAGTATCTGGTTCCATGGATGAGGGAAGACCTATTTGCTAGA AGAGATACTAGGAAATTTAGGGGTTCAAATCATGTGAAGAGCAAAGATCCATACAACATGGAGGAAATTGTTATGCCATTGCATGAATATATCATGGACCCGGTAGCATATGACATTGTTCACAATGGAGCAACATTCCAG GTTGCAGGATTGACCAACAACTCTTATTATGTGGAATCACATGAAGTGCGCCATTGTGTGCAGAAGTATAAGATTCTTGGTGAACACGTACTGCAAGTTGCAAAG AAGAGGTTAGATGAGATGCTATATGTTGGCCTTACTGAGGACCACAGAGAATCTGCAACAATGTTTGCAAATGTGGTTGGTGCACAGGTGATTTCCCAGGCATTGGCGTTAAACTCTAGTGAGGAGACTGCAGCTGATAGTAAATCAG AGCAGAGCTCCTCAATTTCAGATTCTGAGCCTGAAAATGATGATCATCAG GTTAGCGACTCGGACCAAAAGGCAAGTGAAATTGCTTCTACGGAAAATCTGGAAGGGAAGAAAGAACGT ATGACTGTAAAGAAACTTATGACAACCTATGAAGACTGCATTTCTAGTTTACGGAAAACCCAGGCACGTCGTCGTACTTCTTCTCTAAAGAGAATAGCTCCAGCAAACTTTTCAAAGGAG GACCGTCTCCATGTTTCTGAGGTGGTTATTGAGCAGATAAGATCACTTAACAATCTTGACTTGGAGCTTTACAAATATGCTCAAGACATCTTTGCAACGCAACACAAGTACAGTATGCAAAAGTTGGCCAGCACA
- the LOC110613871 gene encoding protein-tyrosine sulfotransferase isoform X1: MSTRSLNPIQGFGYWWFLHHFCCYRNYVDGSYNEAHYDFDAAWIGASPMKNDFSHCEKIVKKWAFASLEEEATKGKHTLRDLLFFLHVPRTGGRTYFHCFLRKLYHNSQECPRSYDKLRFDPSKQKCKLLVTHDDYSMMSKLPKEKTSVVTILRNPVDRVFSTYEFSVEVAARFLVHPNLTSATRMAGRLRPRNGGVSTLDIWPWKYLVPWMREDLFARRDTRKFRGSNHVKSKDPYNMEEIVMPLHEYIMDPVAYDIVHNGATFQVAGLTNNSYYVESHEVRHCVQKYKILGEHVLQVAKKRLDEMLYVGLTEDHRESATMFANVVGAQVISQALALNSSEETAADSKSEQSSSISDSEPENDDHQVSDSDQKASEIASTENLEGKKERMTVKKLMTTYEDCISSLRKTQARRRTSSLKRIAPANFSKEDRLHVSEVVIEQIRSLNNLDLELYKYAQDIFATQHKYSMQKLASTEVLEDLFNNSGGITLWKAVSSVMGIVVLLVLLLFVNARRKTSKVKI; encoded by the exons ATGAGCACGAGATCCCTAAACCCGATACAG GGTTTTGGTTATTGGTGGTTTTTGCATCATTTCTG TTGTTATCGCAATTATGTGGATGGATCCTACAATGAGGCTCACTATGATTTTGATGCTGCTTGGATTGG TGCCTCTCCCATGAAAAATGATTTTAGCCATTGTGAAAAAATTGTCAAGAAGTGGGCCTTTGCTTCTCTTGAAGAAGAAGCTACAAAGGGCAAACACACGCTGCGagatttgttgtttttcctcCATGTCCCAAGAACTGGAGGGCGTACATATTTTCACTG TTTCTTGAGAAAGCTGTACCATAACTCTCAGGAATGTCCCCGTTCATATGATAAGCTGCGGTTTGATCCAAG CAAACAGAAGTGCAAATTGTTGGTTACACATGATGACTATAGCATGATGTCCAAACTTCCAAAGGAAAAAACTTCAGTGGTGACCATACTCAGGAATCCAGTTGATCGTGTGTTTAGTACTTACGAATTTTCAGTTGAAGTGGCGGCCAGGTTCTTGGTGCATCCTAACTTAACTTCTGCCACACGAATGGCTGGTCGGTTACGTCCAAGGAATGGTGGAGTTAGTACACTGGATATATGGCCCTGGAAGTATCTGGTTCCATGGATGAGGGAAGACCTATTTGCTAGA AGAGATACTAGGAAATTTAGGGGTTCAAATCATGTGAAGAGCAAAGATCCATACAACATGGAGGAAATTGTTATGCCATTGCATGAATATATCATGGACCCGGTAGCATATGACATTGTTCACAATGGAGCAACATTCCAG GTTGCAGGATTGACCAACAACTCTTATTATGTGGAATCACATGAAGTGCGCCATTGTGTGCAGAAGTATAAGATTCTTGGTGAACACGTACTGCAAGTTGCAAAG AAGAGGTTAGATGAGATGCTATATGTTGGCCTTACTGAGGACCACAGAGAATCTGCAACAATGTTTGCAAATGTGGTTGGTGCACAGGTGATTTCCCAGGCATTGGCGTTAAACTCTAGTGAGGAGACTGCAGCTGATAGTAAATCAG AGCAGAGCTCCTCAATTTCAGATTCTGAGCCTGAAAATGATGATCATCAG GTTAGCGACTCGGACCAAAAGGCAAGTGAAATTGCTTCTACGGAAAATCTGGAAGGGAAGAAAGAACGT ATGACTGTAAAGAAACTTATGACAACCTATGAAGACTGCATTTCTAGTTTACGGAAAACCCAGGCACGTCGTCGTACTTCTTCTCTAAAGAGAATAGCTCCAGCAAACTTTTCAAAGGAG GACCGTCTCCATGTTTCTGAGGTGGTTATTGAGCAGATAAGATCACTTAACAATCTTGACTTGGAGCTTTACAAATATGCTCAAGACATCTTTGCAACGCAACACAAGTACAGTATGCAAAAGTTGGCCAGCACA
- the LOC110613273 gene encoding UDP-xylose transporter 1, with amino-acid sequence MGEMSSFQLGVIGALFLSVASSVSIVICNKALMSNLGFPFATTLTSWHLMVTFCTLHCAQRFNLFESKPIDMKTVMLFGILNGVSIGLLNLSLGFNSIGFYQMTKLAIIPFTVLLETLFFKKYFSQNIKCSLFLLLIGVGIASVTDLQLNLVGTILSMLAIVTTCVGQILTNTIQKRLNVSSTQLLYQSAPFQAAILFVSGPLVDQFLTKKNVFAYKYSSIVLAFIILSCLISVAVNFSTFMVIGKTSPVTYQVLGHLKTSLVLGFGYTLLHDPFTLRNIIGIIIAIFGMGLYSYFCTQENKKKQSLDLSLGPQMKEKDNTPLIAMQDKESHETKKTAKDSLV; translated from the exons ATGGGAGAAATGTCAAGCTTCCAGCTGGGTGTTATTGGTGCACTGTTTCTTTCAGTGGCATCATCTGTTTCCATTGTCATATGCAACAAAGCTTTGATGAGCAATCTCGGCTTCCCTTTTG CAACAACCCTCACAAGCTGGCACCTCATGGTAACATTCTGCACACTTCATTGTGCACAACGTTTCAATCTGTTTGAGTCAAAGCCCATTGACATGAAGACTGTAATGCTCTTTGGAATTCTTAATGGTGTTTCTATTGGATTGCTCAACCTCAGCCTGGGTTTCAATTCCATTGGATTCTACCAG ATGACCAAACTTGCAATCATACCATTCACTGTTCTATTGGAAACTCTTTTCTTCAAAAAATATTTCAG CCAGAATATTAAGTGTTCTCTCTTCCTCTTGCTTATTGGGGTAGGCATTGCCTCTGTGACTGATCTTCAGCTCAATCTTGTTGGCACTATTCTTTCAATGCTAGCCATTGTAACAACCTGTGTTGGCCAAATT CTGACAAATACAATACAAAAGAGGCTCAATGTGTCTTCAACTCAGCTGCTTTATCAATCTGCTCCATTTCAGGCTGCAATTCTTTTTGTCTCAGGCCCTTTGGTTGATCAATTCCTCACCAAAAAGAATGTTTTTGCTTACAAATATTCTTCTATAGTCTTG GCATTCATCATCCTGTCATGCCTGATATCAGTGGCAGTGAACTTCAGCACATTCATGGTAATAGGGAAGACATCACCAGTTACATATCAAGTTCTTGGCCATCTCAAGACAAGTCTTGTTCTTGGGTTTGGGTATACACTTTTGCATGATCCTTTCACCCTCAGAAATATCATTGGAATTATAATTGCAATCTTTGGTATGGgcttatattcttatttctgcACCCAAGAAAACAAGAAGAAACAATCTCTTGACCTCTCATTAGGACCTCAG ATGAAGGAGAAGGACAACACACCACTCATAGCAATGCAAGACAAAGAAAGTCATGAGACAAAGAAAACAGCAAAGGACTCTCTTGTCTAA
- the LOC110613871 gene encoding protein-tyrosine sulfotransferase isoform X2 — translation MSTRSLNPIQGFGYWWFLHHFCCYRNYVDGSYNEAHYDFDAAWIGASPMKNDFSHCEKIVKKWAFASLEEEATKGKHTLRDLLFFLHVPRTGGRTYFHCFLRKLYHNSQECPRSYDKLRFDPSKQKCKLLVTHDDYSMMSKLPKEKTSVVTILRNPVDRVFSTYEFSVEVAARFLVHPNLTSATRMAGRLRPRNGGVSTLDIWPWKYLVPWMREDLFARRDTRKFRGSNHVKSKDPYNMEEIVMPLHEYIMDPVAYDIVHNGATFQVAGLTNNSYYVESHEVRHCVQKYKILGEHVLQVAKKRLDEMLYVGLTEDHRESATMFANVVGAQVISQALALNSSEETAADSKSEQSSSISDSEPENDDHQVSDSDQKASEIASTENLEGKKERMTVKKLMTTYEDCISSLRKTQARRRTSSLKRIAPANFSKEDRLHVSEVVIEQIRSLNNLDLELYKYAQDIFATQHKYSMQKLASTEVLEDLFNNSGGITLWKAVSSVMGIVLQGSKVA, via the exons ATGAGCACGAGATCCCTAAACCCGATACAG GGTTTTGGTTATTGGTGGTTTTTGCATCATTTCTG TTGTTATCGCAATTATGTGGATGGATCCTACAATGAGGCTCACTATGATTTTGATGCTGCTTGGATTGG TGCCTCTCCCATGAAAAATGATTTTAGCCATTGTGAAAAAATTGTCAAGAAGTGGGCCTTTGCTTCTCTTGAAGAAGAAGCTACAAAGGGCAAACACACGCTGCGagatttgttgtttttcctcCATGTCCCAAGAACTGGAGGGCGTACATATTTTCACTG TTTCTTGAGAAAGCTGTACCATAACTCTCAGGAATGTCCCCGTTCATATGATAAGCTGCGGTTTGATCCAAG CAAACAGAAGTGCAAATTGTTGGTTACACATGATGACTATAGCATGATGTCCAAACTTCCAAAGGAAAAAACTTCAGTGGTGACCATACTCAGGAATCCAGTTGATCGTGTGTTTAGTACTTACGAATTTTCAGTTGAAGTGGCGGCCAGGTTCTTGGTGCATCCTAACTTAACTTCTGCCACACGAATGGCTGGTCGGTTACGTCCAAGGAATGGTGGAGTTAGTACACTGGATATATGGCCCTGGAAGTATCTGGTTCCATGGATGAGGGAAGACCTATTTGCTAGA AGAGATACTAGGAAATTTAGGGGTTCAAATCATGTGAAGAGCAAAGATCCATACAACATGGAGGAAATTGTTATGCCATTGCATGAATATATCATGGACCCGGTAGCATATGACATTGTTCACAATGGAGCAACATTCCAG GTTGCAGGATTGACCAACAACTCTTATTATGTGGAATCACATGAAGTGCGCCATTGTGTGCAGAAGTATAAGATTCTTGGTGAACACGTACTGCAAGTTGCAAAG AAGAGGTTAGATGAGATGCTATATGTTGGCCTTACTGAGGACCACAGAGAATCTGCAACAATGTTTGCAAATGTGGTTGGTGCACAGGTGATTTCCCAGGCATTGGCGTTAAACTCTAGTGAGGAGACTGCAGCTGATAGTAAATCAG AGCAGAGCTCCTCAATTTCAGATTCTGAGCCTGAAAATGATGATCATCAG GTTAGCGACTCGGACCAAAAGGCAAGTGAAATTGCTTCTACGGAAAATCTGGAAGGGAAGAAAGAACGT ATGACTGTAAAGAAACTTATGACAACCTATGAAGACTGCATTTCTAGTTTACGGAAAACCCAGGCACGTCGTCGTACTTCTTCTCTAAAGAGAATAGCTCCAGCAAACTTTTCAAAGGAG GACCGTCTCCATGTTTCTGAGGTGGTTATTGAGCAGATAAGATCACTTAACAATCTTGACTTGGAGCTTTACAAATATGCTCAAGACATCTTTGCAACGCAACACAAGTACAGTATGCAAAAGTTGGCCAGCACA
- the LOC110613871 gene encoding protein-tyrosine sulfotransferase isoform X4, which produces MWMDPTMRLTMILMLLGLASASPMKNDFSHCEKIVKKWAFASLEEEATKGKHTLRDLLFFLHVPRTGGRTYFHCFLRKLYHNSQECPRSYDKLRFDPSKQKCKLLVTHDDYSMMSKLPKEKTSVVTILRNPVDRVFSTYEFSVEVAARFLVHPNLTSATRMAGRLRPRNGGVSTLDIWPWKYLVPWMREDLFARRDTRKFRGSNHVKSKDPYNMEEIVMPLHEYIMDPVAYDIVHNGATFQVAGLTNNSYYVESHEVRHCVQKYKILGEHVLQVAKKRLDEMLYVGLTEDHRESATMFANVVGAQVISQALALNSSEETAADSKSEQSSSISDSEPENDDHQVSDSDQKASEIASTENLEGKKERMTVKKLMTTYEDCISSLRKTQARRRTSSLKRIAPANFSKEDRLHVSEVVIEQIRSLNNLDLELYKYAQDIFATQHKYSMQKLASTEVLEDLFNNSGGITLWKAVSSVMGIVVLLVLLLFVNARRKTSKVKI; this is translated from the exons ATGTGGATGGATCCTACAATGAGGCTCACTATGATTTTGATGCTGCTTGGATTGG CAAGTGCCTCTCCCATGAAAAATGATTTTAGCCATTGTGAAAAAATTGTCAAGAAGTGGGCCTTTGCTTCTCTTGAAGAAGAAGCTACAAAGGGCAAACACACGCTGCGagatttgttgtttttcctcCATGTCCCAAGAACTGGAGGGCGTACATATTTTCACTG TTTCTTGAGAAAGCTGTACCATAACTCTCAGGAATGTCCCCGTTCATATGATAAGCTGCGGTTTGATCCAAG CAAACAGAAGTGCAAATTGTTGGTTACACATGATGACTATAGCATGATGTCCAAACTTCCAAAGGAAAAAACTTCAGTGGTGACCATACTCAGGAATCCAGTTGATCGTGTGTTTAGTACTTACGAATTTTCAGTTGAAGTGGCGGCCAGGTTCTTGGTGCATCCTAACTTAACTTCTGCCACACGAATGGCTGGTCGGTTACGTCCAAGGAATGGTGGAGTTAGTACACTGGATATATGGCCCTGGAAGTATCTGGTTCCATGGATGAGGGAAGACCTATTTGCTAGA AGAGATACTAGGAAATTTAGGGGTTCAAATCATGTGAAGAGCAAAGATCCATACAACATGGAGGAAATTGTTATGCCATTGCATGAATATATCATGGACCCGGTAGCATATGACATTGTTCACAATGGAGCAACATTCCAG GTTGCAGGATTGACCAACAACTCTTATTATGTGGAATCACATGAAGTGCGCCATTGTGTGCAGAAGTATAAGATTCTTGGTGAACACGTACTGCAAGTTGCAAAG AAGAGGTTAGATGAGATGCTATATGTTGGCCTTACTGAGGACCACAGAGAATCTGCAACAATGTTTGCAAATGTGGTTGGTGCACAGGTGATTTCCCAGGCATTGGCGTTAAACTCTAGTGAGGAGACTGCAGCTGATAGTAAATCAG AGCAGAGCTCCTCAATTTCAGATTCTGAGCCTGAAAATGATGATCATCAG GTTAGCGACTCGGACCAAAAGGCAAGTGAAATTGCTTCTACGGAAAATCTGGAAGGGAAGAAAGAACGT ATGACTGTAAAGAAACTTATGACAACCTATGAAGACTGCATTTCTAGTTTACGGAAAACCCAGGCACGTCGTCGTACTTCTTCTCTAAAGAGAATAGCTCCAGCAAACTTTTCAAAGGAG GACCGTCTCCATGTTTCTGAGGTGGTTATTGAGCAGATAAGATCACTTAACAATCTTGACTTGGAGCTTTACAAATATGCTCAAGACATCTTTGCAACGCAACACAAGTACAGTATGCAAAAGTTGGCCAGCACA